A window of Vibrio gazogenes genomic DNA:
TCTTCAGATGTTGTGAACTTTGCGCTGCATAGCTGCCATTCACACCAATCAGGCTGCAAACAATCGCAGCGAATACTGTTGATTGAATCTTTTTCATCTAAGCCTCTTATTTATGTATCAATGTCACTGTACAAATAAATTTGTCAGCTCGTTGACTGTCGTTAATATTTGGAACAATGTTAAATCATAGACAATGAATATGTTTTGCTCAGTCCATTTAAGAGGCAAATTTAATGTTTATGAACAAGGTTCAATATATTCATGTATTAGTTATCTCTAATAACAATAAGAGTCCAGTGCTGGGATTGAGAATTCTATGCGGTAATTTTTACCCATGGTTCAGTGACCAGATATATTGCGAAGTACATTACAAAAAATATCGACGGTAAAAATCTGAGGGTGATATATAAGGAAGGAAAAACCTAAGGCAAGATGGTGAATGTTTATTGATCACCACAGCCGATAGGTTAGAACGAGAAGAGCAGGCTAATGGTGATGTGTACTGGTCTGCGTCTGATTAATCTTCAACCAAAAATTTTCCTGGCACTGATTTGTAAAACTTTTTCGATTCGGTGTAATTGTCACATGTTCAGGCTGTGAGAGCACCTCATAGGTAATCCAACATTCAGCACAGATTTCATCATTCACTGGTTCAGTCTGATCGACCTCTGTTTGCTTTCTCAGTATTACACCATTCTCAAACCTTACCACTAATTCACTGTTTTCGATGATATGACCATCATCTTCAACACGGTTATCATGTCGTGTTTCTTCCAGTACGGATAAACCCGCGATATTCTCTTTCATCGCTAAAACATAAGTAAACAGATTATTCATCATATGAGCTTACTTCCTCTACTTTATATGACACTGGATAATGCTGCCGCGAATTTTAAGCCTCCAAATTCGCGGCAGGATGAAGTCGACTACTTCATATTATTAGGTAAACTTTCTTTTTCAGACACAAGATACTGACTAATCAAGTTAACACCGATAGCTGCGATAGATGCAGGAACAATATAAAGCCATAGTTCCACAGTGAAAGTGGCTTGCTCCACACCTTGCAATTCATCTGCATAAGATTTAATCAAACCGCCTAATAAAGTTAACGTTCCCGCAAGTAGACCTGAAATCATGATACATATAATACCAAAAACCCAATAACCATGGTATTTCGGCTGCTTTATTTTTAAAACGGAAATCAAGATGAAAAGTGGGAACAAGCCTGATGCGAAAACAGCCAGATTAATATAATTGAATGTACTCATTGTATTGTTGAATCGTCCTTTGCTCTCAAAACGTCTTTTAACCAAACATTATCTGCACCATTCAGGCAGAAAACAGAAAGTTTATATGCATATAATCAGGAAATCATCCGGTAAAATACGCTATTCACGCTGATTGAGTGCTCTTTCATTGACAAAATCCAAGTCGTCCGGCTAATCAATGGTCTCGAAGTGGATAAAGAACATGACAAGATCAACGTCATTGGCTTTGGACACACGGTAATCTTCCCCAACAATGTTCGAAACCGCAGACTTCCAGAAACATAGTGCCCCGGAATTTTCCAGAAGAATACGAATCTGCCACTTCCCCGGAAAAGCATTCACGACTTGCGCTAAAGCTTCTTTACCAACACCTTGACCTTTAAACTTACGCAGTACAAAAAATTGAGCCACATCATACGTCGATAAATCACTCGGGTAACGACGAACCAACACAAAACCGGCTAGTTCGGTGTCTACATAAATGAAGTAAGGTATATGATCCTTTTGCTGCCAATACAGATCGAAACTTGACGGATCATAACTAAACTTCCCCTCATGATCAGGATTCCATTTCATATACTCTGACATATCGTATATGTAATAGAAAAACAGATTCTCAAGGATTTTCCGTTCTTCCCTTTTTATTTGAATCAGTCGAACTACCATTTTTCTCCCGTCGGTTAACACTGAACACAAATGAATAAACGACCGTATTAGCTGCCTATATTCGAACTCTGGAAGAGTATATATGCATCGTGAACGCCTTGTATGAACATTTGAGCGCCGATGATGGTGAGAATAAGGCCCATTAATCTTGTTGTAATACTAACTCCCGCCTCGCCTATTCTCTCAATCAATTTGGCGCCATACAAAAAGCACACGAAAGTAATAAGGCACAGGGAAGCAAATGAAATAATCGTGATCACAATATGCAGCATTTCTCCGGATGCGGAGTAGTTCATGGCCGTCGCGATGGTGCCGGGGCCAGCCAGAATTGGCAACGCCAACGGTGAAATGGCAATATCTCTATCGTCGTCATCTGGCGTGGTCGTTGAATGAGAGTGAAGCTTGGAAGCGCTACCATGTAACATATTATAACCGACGATAAAGACTAAAATACCACCAGAAAGCCGTAATGCCGGCAAGGTAATACCAAAAACTTCGAAGATACCTTTTCCCAGCAGACAGAAAGCGGTGATGATAAAAAAAGCAGTGAGTAGTGCTTTAATGGTGGTATTTTTTCGCTGTTGCTGATTTTGGTTCGCGGTCATTCCGATGAATACGGCGGTATTAGCAATAGGATTCATCATGGCAAAAAAACCCATAAAGACCGTAATCGCCATAGTTGTTATATCATGCATCATGAGGGGAGCTAACTTTATCTGATTGATAAGAACTAGTTAGTTATCATGTTTCATGGTGACTTGTCTATAGATGAGTTTGCATTTGTGTATGGGGGAAATATCGGTAACACCCCCTCAAATTTGAGCATCTGGCAACCCCAAAACATCGGTTTGAGATCTTATGGTCGTTATCAAGGACGCGGTTATTCATTCCTGTCCTGCCCCCTGAAATGCAATCCGGAATCACGCAGGTTCCCCGCCCAGTACCGGGGAACCTGAGAAACGCCAAGTTACTGAACATTCAACCCACTCATCAGGGAATGCCGCGAATGGGTCAGTTGATGAATCAAACGCCCGACCACAACCATCACCATCAACAAAGCGAATATGGGCTGAATTGCCCATAACAGCAGATGAACGCGTGGCGTGAGTTCAAAAGCATAATGGATGATTGCTGCCACCATGGCATCAGCCCCCAAACCTGACACGCAACCCGCCACAATCGCAATCAAACCAAACTCGGCCAACACGGTCCACCTCAATCGCCGCCGACTCATCCCTAAGGTACGGTAGAGTTTCATTTCTTCCTGTCGCTGCATAAGACTCAATCGAAGTAACGTATAAATCAGCAGTAAACCGGCAATCACTCCAACCACAGCCAGAATTGAAATGGCATTGATAATTTGCGAGAGCAACCCTTGAATTTTTTGGGTCATTTCACGTAAGTCAAGCAGGCTCACCGTTGGGTAAGCATGGGCCAACTGTGAGAGTTGACGAGAGTCGTCGGCGCCGAGGCGAAAACTCACCATCCAAGTTGCCGACAGTGGAGCCAGACGATCCGGTGTGAATATGAAGTAAAAATTAGGCTTCATTTCCCGCCATTCCACTTGCCGAATCGAATTGACTTGAGCGGTGACGGATTGACTGTTGATCATGAAGGTTAATTGATCACCGACTTTCACCCCCAGCTCACGCGCGACACTTTCTTCCACCGAGACGCCATTGTTTGGCTGCCAGCGCCCCGCAACGACTTGATTATAAGCCGGTAACTGTT
This region includes:
- a CDS encoding GNAT family N-acetyltransferase: MVVRLIQIKREERKILENLFFYYIYDMSEYMKWNPDHEGKFSYDPSSFDLYWQQKDHIPYFIYVDTELAGFVLVRRYPSDLSTYDVAQFFVLRKFKGQGVGKEALAQVVNAFPGKWQIRILLENSGALCFWKSAVSNIVGEDYRVSKANDVDLVMFFIHFETID
- a CDS encoding MarC family protein; amino-acid sequence: MHDITTMAITVFMGFFAMMNPIANTAVFIGMTANQNQQQRKNTTIKALLTAFFIITAFCLLGKGIFEVFGITLPALRLSGGILVFIVGYNMLHGSASKLHSHSTTTPDDDDRDIAISPLALPILAGPGTIATAMNYSASGEMLHIVITIISFASLCLITFVCFLYGAKLIERIGEAGVSITTRLMGLILTIIGAQMFIQGVHDAYILFQSSNIGS